Proteins encoded together in one bacterium window:
- a CDS encoding type II toxin-antitoxin system RelE/ParE family toxin — MIRSFRDRDTKAVFQREPSRKFASDVQRRALIKLDILDAAESLDDLRVPPGNRLEKLSGDRRGQFSIRINDQWRICFRWTDGDAYDVEIVDYH; from the coding sequence GTGATCCGGAGCTTTCGGGACCGCGACACAAAGGCGGTGTTTCAGCGGGAACCGTCCCGGAAATTCGCTTCGGACGTCCAACGGAGAGCGCTGATAAAGTTGGACATCCTGGACGCTGCAGAGTCCCTCGATGATCTCCGCGTGCCGCCGGGCAACCGACTCGAAAAGCTTTCGGGAGATCGGAGAGGCCAATTCAGCATCCGCATCAACGATCAGTGGCGAATATGCTTCAGGTGGACGGACGGAGACGCTTACGATGTTGAGATCGTCGATTATCATTGA
- a CDS encoding type II toxin-antitoxin system prevent-host-death family antitoxin has protein sequence MRTVNVAELKDRLSAYLRQVREGEEILVKDRTRPIALIVPLSARESGDADIEALVASGRARPAQTSLSSAFWSLPAPRISLARASGAVAADRDESE, from the coding sequence ATGCGAACGGTCAACGTGGCAGAGCTGAAAGATCGGCTGAGCGCCTACCTCAGACAGGTCCGCGAAGGCGAGGAAATTTTAGTCAAGGACCGGACACGCCCTATTGCCTTGATCGTTCCACTTTCGGCACGAGAGAGCGGCGATGCCGACATCGAGGCTCTCGTTGCGTCGGGTCGCGCCCGGCCGGCGCAGACTTCACTCTCGTCGGCGTTTTGGTCGCTGCCGGCGCCGCGCATCTCTCTTGCGAGGGCATCGGGGGCTGTTGCGGCTGACCGTGACGAGTCCGAGTAG
- a CDS encoding glycine/betaine/sarcosine/D-proline family reductase selenoprotein B: MDHLAAAARGGRTHPYTVVHYLNQFAAGIGAEKSADLRPRWIDGPVGPGKLLEAALAPAGRVVGTVVCGDDYIAMHGDEAIAAVLSHVREAKADALIAGPAFGAGRYGVACSTVCQACREQLAIPAIAAMHPENPGVDVARPTLIVPTADTALGMPDAVRTLARLTLTLCRGEALGPAAAEGYLPTGVKKNVRAQQNGAQRAAAMLLRKIAGAPFATEIAVPRVDRVPPAPALDDLPHATVALVTTGGIVPKGNPDRLESRRASKWLKYSIAGRSDLGPDEFECIHGGFDGTDTNKDPDRVTPIDALRILEHDGEIGRLYDWMYVTTGNAAPLDRAQKFGRELADELRREGIRAVIFTATUGTCNRCGATIVNELERAGIPTVMFSALHRIPFSLGVSRIVPCPLITCLLGDPNLPPDEERALRVTMLRRGLAALRTAVQGPTAFAGP; the protein is encoded by the coding sequence GTGGATCACTTGGCGGCGGCCGCGCGCGGCGGCAGAACCCATCCGTACACGGTCGTCCATTATCTCAATCAGTTTGCGGCGGGCATCGGCGCGGAGAAAAGCGCGGACCTGCGGCCGCGATGGATCGACGGGCCGGTCGGGCCGGGGAAGCTGCTCGAGGCGGCGCTCGCGCCCGCGGGCCGTGTCGTCGGGACGGTCGTCTGCGGCGATGACTACATCGCCATGCACGGCGACGAGGCGATCGCGGCCGTCCTGTCCCATGTCCGGGAGGCCAAGGCGGACGCGCTGATCGCCGGCCCCGCCTTCGGCGCCGGCCGGTACGGCGTCGCGTGCAGCACGGTGTGTCAGGCGTGCCGGGAGCAGCTCGCGATTCCGGCGATCGCCGCGATGCATCCCGAGAACCCCGGCGTGGACGTGGCGCGGCCGACGCTCATCGTGCCGACGGCCGACACAGCCCTCGGCATGCCCGACGCCGTCCGGACGCTTGCGCGGCTCACGCTCACGCTGTGCCGGGGCGAGGCCCTCGGGCCGGCGGCGGCAGAGGGCTATCTGCCGACCGGCGTCAAGAAGAACGTCCGCGCCCAGCAGAACGGCGCGCAGCGCGCGGCGGCGATGCTGCTCCGGAAGATCGCCGGCGCGCCGTTCGCGACCGAAATCGCGGTGCCCCGGGTGGACCGCGTGCCGCCCGCACCCGCGCTCGACGACCTCCCTCACGCGACGGTTGCCCTCGTGACGACGGGCGGCATCGTTCCCAAGGGCAACCCGGACCGGCTGGAGTCGCGGCGCGCGTCGAAGTGGCTCAAGTACTCCATCGCCGGCCGGTCGGACCTCGGTCCCGACGAGTTCGAATGCATCCACGGCGGGTTCGACGGCACCGATACCAACAAGGATCCGGACCGCGTGACGCCGATCGATGCGCTGCGCATCCTGGAGCACGACGGCGAGATCGGGCGCCTGTACGACTGGATGTACGTCACGACCGGCAACGCCGCGCCGCTCGACCGCGCGCAGAAGTTCGGGCGCGAACTCGCGGACGAGCTGCGGCGCGAGGGGATTCGCGCCGTCATCTTCACCGCCACCTGAGGGACCTGTAATCGTTGCGGCGCAACGATCGTCAACGAACTGGAGCGCGCGGGCATCCCGACGGTGATGTTTTCCGCTCTGCATCGGATTCCGTTCTCGCTCGGCGTGAGCCGCATCGTGCCCTGCCCGCTCATCACGTGTCTCCTCGGCGACCCGAACCTGCCGCCGGACGAGGAGCGCGCGCTGCGGGTCACGATGCTGCGGCGGGGGCTCGCGGCGCTGCGCACGGCTGTCCAGGGCCCGACGGCGTTCGCGGGCCCTTGA
- a CDS encoding enoyl-CoA hydratase/isomerase family protein, giving the protein MTYDEILYERDERVVRITLNRPERHNAFNNRLKDEFEDAVRRADADPEVRVLLVTGAGGRAFSAGYDLKDSAGSRRDLEEWRRGMSRDMRFTFAPWECSKPVIAMIRGYCLAGALELAQMCDVRIASTDSTFGVVETRFSMGVATLIMPWILGGARTRELMFTGDTIDAQEAYRIGLVNHIHPPDRLEAETLRFARRMSMVALACLQWNKRALNRTMEAMGFRAAVEYGLTACVMMDATVSPEFAQFDEIRKSQGLKQALAWRAGLFAPYE; this is encoded by the coding sequence TTGACCTACGACGAGATTCTCTACGAGCGGGACGAGCGTGTGGTCCGCATCACCTTGAACCGGCCGGAGCGCCACAATGCGTTCAATAACCGGCTCAAAGACGAGTTCGAGGACGCCGTCCGGCGGGCCGACGCGGATCCGGAGGTGCGGGTGCTGCTCGTGACCGGCGCCGGCGGCCGCGCCTTTTCCGCGGGCTACGACCTCAAGGACAGCGCGGGCTCGCGGCGGGATCTGGAGGAGTGGCGGCGGGGCATGTCCCGCGACATGCGCTTCACGTTCGCGCCGTGGGAGTGCAGCAAGCCGGTCATCGCGATGATCCGCGGGTACTGCCTCGCCGGCGCCCTCGAGCTGGCGCAGATGTGCGACGTGCGCATCGCGTCGACGGATTCGACGTTCGGTGTGGTCGAGACGCGGTTCTCGATGGGCGTAGCAACGCTGATCATGCCGTGGATCCTCGGGGGCGCGCGGACCCGGGAGCTGATGTTCACCGGCGACACGATCGACGCGCAGGAAGCCTACCGCATCGGCCTCGTCAACCACATCCACCCGCCGGACCGGCTGGAGGCCGAGACGCTGCGGTTCGCCCGCCGGATGTCGATGGTGGCGCTCGCGTGCCTGCAGTGGAACAAGCGGGCTCTCAACCGCACGATGGAGGCGATGGGGTTCCGGGCGGCCGTCGAGTACGGCCTGACCGCGTGCGTGATGATGGACGCGACCGTCTCGCCGGAGTTTGCGCAGTTCGACGAGATCCGGAAGTCGCAGGGATTGAAGCAGGCGCTGGCCTGGCGCGCCGGCCTGTTCGCGCCGTACGAGTGA
- a CDS encoding STAS domain-containing protein, with translation MAAASHWSNQLVVRRQELGGAVCLILTGELDLASVATLQAHFKAIAQSEDHVIVDLSGLRYIDSTGAKTLLDAHRMLARTGRRIALAAVQPMARRIIDVMGIEKAIPIFPTVEAALEYLRGEKKP, from the coding sequence ATGGCGGCGGCATCGCATTGGTCGAATCAGCTGGTGGTCAGGCGGCAGGAACTCGGCGGCGCGGTCTGTCTCATCCTCACCGGAGAACTGGACCTCGCCAGCGTCGCCACGCTGCAGGCCCACTTCAAGGCGATCGCGCAGTCGGAAGATCACGTGATCGTGGATTTGAGCGGGCTCCGGTACATCGACTCCACCGGCGCGAAGACGCTCCTCGACGCGCACCGGATGCTGGCGCGGACGGGACGGCGGATCGCGCTGGCCGCCGTTCAGCCGATGGCGCGACGGATCATCGACGTGATGGGGATCGAGAAGGCAATTCCGATCTTCCCGACGGTCGAAGCGGCCCTCGAGTATCTCCGCGGCGAGAAGAAACCCTAA
- a CDS encoding type II toxin-antitoxin system VapC family toxin, whose amino-acid sequence MVVWWGTPVEAVNAFARLAREGAMNETGLHQARTRLEALRRTWVEVLPTESVRGVAETLPMRLALRTGDVFQLAAALIWCRERPKGRPFVSLDRRLAEAALQAGFEVMARRVAKS is encoded by the coding sequence ATGGTTGTCTGGTGGGGTACGCCGGTAGAAGCGGTGAATGCGTTCGCGCGCTTGGCCCGTGAAGGCGCGATGAACGAAACGGGGCTGCACCAGGCCCGGACGCGCTTAGAAGCACTTCGCAGAACCTGGGTGGAGGTTCTGCCCACAGAAAGCGTGCGCGGCGTCGCGGAAACGCTTCCGATGAGGCTCGCGCTGCGAACCGGAGATGTGTTCCAACTCGCGGCCGCATTGATCTGGTGCCGAGAGCGGCCGAAAGGCCGGCCGTTCGTGTCCCTCGACCGCCGACTCGCCGAGGCGGCGCTTCAAGCCGGGTTTGAGGTCATGGCGAGACGAGTCGCAAAGAGCTGA
- a CDS encoding HigA family addiction module antitoxin, with translation MRKPKLPPIHPGEILNEEFLKPLKISQYRLAKDINVPPRRINEIVHGTRAITADTALRLARYFGTSERFWLNLQARYDVEIEKDKLGPRLFKEVGVLTRTG, from the coding sequence ATGAGAAAACCCAAGCTTCCTCCCATTCACCCTGGCGAGATTCTCAATGAAGAGTTTCTCAAACCCTTGAAGATTAGTCAGTATAGACTAGCGAAAGACATCAACGTCCCACCTCGCCGAATCAACGAAATCGTCCACGGGACCAGAGCAATCACTGCCGATACGGCGCTGCGGTTGGCGCGCTATTTTGGGACTTCAGAAAGGTTTTGGCTCAATCTCCAGGCGCGATATGATGTCGAGATTGAGAAAGATAAACTGGGACCCCGCCTATTTAAGGAGGTCGGAGTATTAACCCGGACTGGGTAG
- a CDS encoding gamma-glutamyltransferase, protein MAYECGASEFGVRPQAAGRRGMVASANPLATQAGLRMFAAGGNAVDAAVATAAAITVVEPYFSSVGGIGLAVLSLPGGETRTLNFMGRSPRAARPDLFTVETQDLGPLAPMVPGNVAGWARLLSDYGSLPLAQVLEPAIELADRGTPVTAFDHARTSAVLQRLLPFPDASRTYLNRGRPYLPGELLRQSGLAGTLRTIAAEGWQTFYEGRLAETIAGYLGAQGGLMTREDLRTYPGVLRWEPPVAARYRGYEIRTTPPPSSAVQVLQTLRILEAFDVAELDPLGPDYLALAAEAIRLARVDAHAHVADPAFVDVPIAWMLSDERVEELRAEVRRRLRAAKSRAGRTARGRQPVRARIRKARRAPERSTTHLSAADASGLAVNITQTIGSGYGSGVVVGDTGIVLNNGHHWCTLIPGDARVIAPDKRRESPSGPAHGFGVHENPMAPTQSFGIDPLGPAHAARGGRLAFLIGTPGSYGIPQTTAQMILGLIDFGRGIQDAIAAPRFRWKDDVGDPMPPKTLLLEGRFPAPVRKALAARGYSIEMLEDWSVRVGGGQGIVLREDGWMMGGADPRRNGYAMGW, encoded by the coding sequence GTGGCGTACGAGTGCGGCGCGTCCGAGTTTGGAGTGCGGCCTCAGGCGGCGGGACGCCGGGGCATGGTCGCGTCCGCGAACCCGCTCGCGACGCAGGCCGGCCTGCGGATGTTCGCGGCCGGGGGCAACGCGGTCGACGCCGCGGTTGCCACGGCCGCCGCGATCACCGTCGTGGAGCCGTACTTTTCGAGCGTCGGCGGCATCGGCTTGGCGGTCCTGTCGCTGCCCGGCGGCGAGACGCGCACGCTGAACTTCATGGGCCGCAGCCCGCGCGCCGCGCGTCCCGATCTCTTCACGGTCGAGACGCAGGATCTCGGTCCGCTCGCGCCCATGGTGCCGGGCAACGTCGCGGGATGGGCGCGCCTGCTGTCGGACTACGGGAGCCTGCCGCTCGCGCAGGTCCTCGAGCCGGCGATCGAGCTGGCCGACCGCGGGACGCCGGTGACGGCGTTCGACCACGCGCGCACGTCCGCGGTGCTGCAGCGTCTCCTGCCGTTTCCGGACGCCTCGCGCACGTACCTCAATCGCGGACGGCCGTACCTGCCGGGGGAGCTGCTCCGCCAGAGCGGGCTCGCCGGTACGCTGCGGACGATCGCGGCCGAGGGCTGGCAGACGTTCTACGAGGGGCGGCTCGCCGAGACGATCGCCGGCTACCTCGGGGCGCAGGGCGGGCTGATGACCAGGGAAGACCTGCGGACCTATCCGGGCGTGCTGCGCTGGGAGCCGCCGGTCGCGGCGCGATACCGGGGGTACGAGATCCGCACGACGCCGCCGCCGAGCAGTGCGGTCCAGGTTCTGCAGACGCTCAGGATTCTCGAGGCGTTCGACGTCGCCGAGCTCGACCCGCTCGGCCCCGACTACCTGGCGCTTGCCGCGGAGGCGATCCGCCTCGCGCGCGTAGACGCCCACGCCCACGTGGCCGATCCGGCGTTCGTGGACGTGCCGATCGCGTGGATGCTGTCGGACGAACGCGTCGAGGAGCTGCGCGCCGAAGTCCGCCGGCGTCTCCGCGCCGCGAAGTCCCGGGCCGGCCGGACCGCGCGCGGCCGGCAGCCGGTGCGTGCGCGCATCCGGAAGGCGCGCCGCGCCCCCGAGCGGTCGACGACGCATCTCTCGGCCGCGGACGCGAGCGGGCTCGCGGTCAACATTACGCAGACGATCGGCAGCGGGTACGGCTCCGGCGTGGTCGTCGGCGACACCGGCATCGTGCTCAACAACGGCCATCACTGGTGCACGTTGATCCCCGGCGACGCGCGCGTCATCGCGCCCGACAAGCGCCGCGAATCGCCGTCCGGTCCCGCGCACGGGTTCGGCGTTCACGAGAACCCCATGGCCCCGACGCAGTCGTTTGGGATCGATCCGCTTGGCCCGGCGCACGCCGCCCGCGGCGGCCGGCTCGCCTTCCTGATCGGGACGCCCGGGTCGTACGGCATCCCGCAGACGACGGCGCAGATGATCCTCGGCCTCATCGATTTCGGCCGCGGCATCCAGGATGCCATCGCGGCCCCGCGGTTCCGATGGAAGGACGACGTCGGCGATCCGATGCCGCCCAAGACGCTGCTGCTCGAGGGCCGCTTCCCCGCGCCGGTGCGCAAGGCGCTGGCCGCGCGGGGCTACTCGATCGAAATGCTGGAAGACTGGTCCGTGCGGGTCGGCGGCGGGCAGGGCATCGTGCTGCGCGAGGACGGCTGGATGATGGGCGGAGCGGATCCGCGCCGGAACGGCTACGCGATGGGCTGGTAG